In Fibrobacter sp. UWR2, the following are encoded in one genomic region:
- the pgi gene encoding glucose-6-phosphate isomerase encodes MSKLTDSKEWKALEAHAEVAKTWQMKELFAKDPTRADKFSAEACGLFLDYSKNIITDETMAKLQDLLKSANFDDMRKKYFAGEKINTTEKRAVLHTALRYKGNEAICVDGKDVMPEVRAVLKHMEDFTHLVRSGKWKGHTGKSIKYVVNIGIGGSDLGPVMVTEALKPYADKPIAGEYSPEVYFVSNIDGTHMAETLKKVNIEETLFIVASKTFTTLETMTNAETAKAAVLKAFNGDEKSIAKHFVALSTNTEAVAAFGIDTANMFEFWNWVGGRYSLWSAIGLSIALRIGFENYMKLHQGAYEMDQHFKTAPADKNLPVILALIGVWYNNFFGASSYAMLPYDQYLHRLAAYFQQADMESNGKTVDRDSLRVDYQTGPILWGEPGTNGQHAFYQLIHQGTKMIPCDFIAPANSHNKVGDHHQKLLSNFFAQPEALMNGKTLAQAQEELRKDGKSEEEIAFLAPHKVFEGNKPTNSIMMDYVSPETLGALIAMYEHKIFTQGVIWNINSYDQWGVELGKQLAKKILPELAKADAELNHDSSTNGLIKWFKAHQA; translated from the coding sequence ATGTCTAAACTGACTGATTCTAAGGAATGGAAGGCCCTCGAGGCCCATGCCGAAGTCGCCAAGACCTGGCAGATGAAGGAACTCTTCGCGAAGGACCCGACCCGCGCCGACAAGTTCAGCGCCGAAGCCTGCGGCCTGTTCCTCGACTACTCCAAGAACATCATCACCGACGAAACCATGGCGAAGCTCCAGGACCTCCTGAAGTCCGCAAACTTCGACGACATGCGCAAGAAGTACTTCGCCGGCGAAAAGATTAATACCACCGAAAAGCGCGCCGTGCTCCACACCGCTCTGCGCTACAAGGGCAATGAGGCGATTTGCGTCGATGGCAAGGACGTGATGCCCGAAGTCCGCGCGGTTCTCAAGCACATGGAAGACTTTACCCACCTCGTCCGCAGCGGCAAGTGGAAAGGCCACACCGGCAAGTCCATCAAGTACGTGGTGAACATCGGTATCGGCGGTTCTGACCTCGGTCCGGTGATGGTTACCGAAGCTTTGAAGCCGTATGCCGACAAGCCGATTGCCGGCGAATACTCCCCGGAAGTCTACTTCGTTTCTAACATCGACGGCACCCACATGGCCGAAACCCTCAAGAAGGTGAACATCGAGGAGACGCTCTTCATCGTCGCTTCCAAGACATTCACCACTCTTGAAACCATGACCAACGCCGAAACTGCCAAGGCTGCCGTGCTCAAGGCATTCAACGGCGACGAGAAGTCCATCGCCAAGCACTTCGTGGCGCTCTCCACCAACACCGAAGCCGTTGCTGCCTTCGGTATCGACACTGCCAACATGTTCGAATTCTGGAACTGGGTCGGCGGCCGCTACTCCCTGTGGTCTGCCATCGGCCTTTCCATCGCGCTCCGCATCGGCTTCGAAAACTACATGAAGCTCCATCAGGGCGCCTACGAAATGGATCAGCACTTCAAGACCGCTCCGGCCGACAAGAACCTGCCGGTGATCCTCGCCCTCATCGGCGTGTGGTACAACAACTTCTTCGGCGCTTCCAGCTACGCGATGCTCCCGTACGACCAGTACCTGCACCGCCTCGCCGCTTACTTCCAGCAGGCCGACATGGAATCCAACGGCAAGACTGTCGACCGCGACTCCCTGCGCGTCGACTACCAGACCGGTCCGATCCTCTGGGGCGAACCGGGCACCAACGGCCAGCACGCCTTCTACCAGCTCATCCACCAGGGCACCAAGATGATTCCGTGCGACTTCATCGCCCCGGCAAACAGCCACAACAAGGTCGGCGACCATCACCAGAAGCTGCTCTCCAACTTCTTTGCACAGCCCGAAGCCTTGATGAACGGTAAGACGCTCGCCCAGGCTCAGGAAGAACTCCGCAAGGACGGCAAGAGCGAAGAAGAAATCGCATTCCTCGCCCCGCACAAGGTGTTCGAAGGCAACAAGCCGACCAACTCCATCATGATGGACTACGTTTCTCCGGAAACGCTCGGCGCCCTCATCGCCATGTACGAACACAAGATCTTCACGCAGGGCGTTATCTGGAACATCAACAGCTACGACCAGTGGGGTGTTGAACTCGGCAAGCAGCTCGCGAAGAAGATCCTTCCGGAACTCGCCAAGGCCGACGCCGAACTGAACCACGACAGCTCCACCAACGGGCTCATCAAGTGGTTCAAGGCTCACCAGGCTTAA
- a CDS encoding HD domain-containing protein → MDTSILDKAIVFAVKAHAGMERKGKGFPYIVHPMEAVSIAATMTNDQELLAAAALHDTVEDTDVKYSDIRKEFGERVAQLVETESDIVVNGKTEEESWQLRKSIAIDQLTTASRDAKIVALSDKLSNARAIYRDCRACGDEVWKLFHVKSKKKHEWHYRGLVKALSELEGTLAFEEFAETVDKIFKK, encoded by the coding sequence ATGGATACATCGATTCTTGACAAGGCTATCGTCTTTGCCGTGAAGGCCCATGCGGGCATGGAGCGCAAGGGCAAGGGATTCCCCTATATCGTTCATCCGATGGAGGCGGTCTCGATTGCCGCCACCATGACAAACGACCAGGAACTCCTGGCCGCGGCGGCTTTGCACGATACCGTCGAGGATACCGACGTGAAATATTCCGATATCAGGAAGGAATTCGGCGAACGGGTCGCGCAGCTCGTCGAGACGGAATCCGATATTGTCGTGAATGGCAAGACCGAAGAGGAAAGCTGGCAATTGCGTAAGTCCATCGCGATAGACCAGTTGACAACTGCATCGCGCGATGCGAAAATCGTGGCTCTTTCGGATAAATTAAGTAATGCCCGCGCAATCTATCGCGATTGTCGGGCATGTGGCGATGAAGTGTGGAAACTCTTTCATGTCAAGAGCAAGAAAAAGCACGAATGGCATTACCGTGGGCTGGTAAAGGCCCTCTCGGAACTGGAAGGCACTCTCGCCTTCGAGGAATTCGCCGAGACGGTAGACAAGATTTTCAAGAAATAG
- a CDS encoding Spy/CpxP family protein refolding chaperone: protein MNGAKLFVASLVVLALTLGFFLGNICNKSGCCCNKAEMACCKKMEGMCPRQGMMPPPPPPGPHHHGDFQKGPRGPHGDFRESPRFKERFNPALIDSMLEVTPEQKAALDANRAKGDSIFKELRKQKHDAEKALGMALEKNVAEEIETAKIQVLDADKALLEHRIKGVAALTKILSPEQRAKFDQYRKEQREKFREQKQARQ from the coding sequence ATGAACGGAGCCAAACTATTCGTCGCAAGTCTTGTCGTACTTGCACTCACTTTGGGATTCTTCCTAGGAAACATCTGTAACAAGAGCGGTTGCTGCTGCAACAAGGCCGAAATGGCATGCTGCAAGAAAATGGAAGGCATGTGCCCGCGCCAGGGCATGATGCCCCCACCGCCGCCCCCCGGCCCGCATCATCACGGAGACTTTCAGAAGGGGCCGCGAGGCCCCCATGGCGACTTCCGCGAGAGTCCGAGATTCAAGGAACGGTTTAACCCCGCCCTCATCGATTCCATGCTAGAGGTGACCCCAGAACAGAAGGCCGCCCTCGATGCGAACCGTGCCAAGGGAGATTCCATTTTCAAGGAACTCCGCAAGCAGAAGCACGATGCCGAAAAGGCTCTGGGTATGGCCCTCGAGAAAAACGTAGCTGAAGAGATCGAAACCGCAAAGATTCAGGTTCTCGATGCAGACAAGGCTTTGCTCGAGCACCGTATCAAGGGGGTTGCCGCCCTCACGAAGATTCTCTCACCGGAGCAACGCGCCAAGTTCGACCAATACCGCAAGGAGCAGAGAGAAAAGTTCCGCGAGCAGAAACAGGCCCGTCAATAA
- a CDS encoding RNA polymerase sigma factor — translation MDEKVILQHLMEGSREALAIVWQEHSTNVLNLAFRMLKDRDQAEDILMDVFVQVPKAVQGFRGQSALNTWLYRLTVNACLMKLRTQKRHRELEEAKLDIIIEEVLGKDESQDENFDAELLERGLGQLPAETRSMLWLKDAEDLDVKDLAEIYRMPEGTVKARLSRARHFVRDYLKERKDHG, via the coding sequence ATGGACGAAAAAGTGATACTTCAACACCTGATGGAAGGCAGCCGCGAGGCCCTTGCCATCGTCTGGCAGGAGCACAGTACGAACGTGCTGAACCTCGCCTTCAGGATGCTGAAGGACCGCGACCAGGCCGAGGACATCCTCATGGACGTGTTCGTACAGGTGCCAAAGGCCGTTCAGGGGTTCCGTGGACAGTCCGCGCTCAATACGTGGCTCTACCGGCTCACCGTGAACGCATGCCTCATGAAGTTGCGCACGCAAAAGAGGCACCGCGAACTCGAAGAGGCTAAACTCGATATTATCATCGAGGAGGTTCTTGGCAAGGACGAATCGCAGGACGAAAACTTCGACGCCGAACTCCTGGAAAGGGGGCTCGGGCAGCTGCCGGCCGAAACCCGCAGTATGCTCTGGCTCAAGGACGCCGAAGACCTGGACGTGAAGGACCTCGCCGAGATCTACAGGATGCCCGAAGGCACCGTCAAGGCAAGGCTCAGCCGCGCCAGGCACTTTGTAAGGGACTATTTAAAGGAGCGTAAGGATCATGGCTAA